In Acidaminococcus fermentans DSM 20731, one genomic interval encodes:
- a CDS encoding pyridoxal phosphate-dependent aminotransferase, whose product MMNSCVAPHAQKKTKPSKDRIFGASEAAQKRISEIGADAVINATIGCILDNDENFVVLPTVSKVFRGLKDAEYFKYAPIMGLPEYLELVQNACFSQSRPEGFTAAIATAGGTGAIHHAVWNYAEAGDTILTSAWYWGAYNQICEDMDRHLATYPMTTPDHKFNLAACEEKVREILAHQDRILLIINTPAHNPTGFSLTPEDIENVLKMLENAVAGTDKTATLCLDVAYIDYAGEREEVRKIFRKLSNLPKNIFGLIAYSLSKSFTMYGQRCGALIGVTSDEKQILEFINANKYTSRACWSNCNRGAMDTLDTIYSNPELLDTIQKERAHYYSMIQERGDIFTEEAKQCGLKMLPYISGFFLSIPAKDPEAVCNRLHEDNIFCVPLAAGVRVAVCGVPKHKVYGMAAKIKAAMDAVGED is encoded by the coding sequence ATGATGAACAGCTGTGTAGCACCACATGCGCAGAAAAAGACAAAACCGTCCAAGGACCGTATTTTCGGGGCCAGTGAAGCCGCCCAGAAACGGATCAGTGAAATCGGCGCAGATGCAGTGATCAACGCCACCATCGGATGCATCCTGGACAACGATGAAAACTTTGTGGTGCTGCCCACAGTCAGCAAGGTATTCCGTGGACTGAAAGATGCGGAATACTTCAAGTACGCTCCCATCATGGGACTGCCGGAATACCTGGAACTGGTCCAGAACGCCTGCTTCAGCCAGTCCCGTCCGGAAGGATTCACCGCAGCCATCGCCACGGCCGGCGGCACCGGTGCCATCCACCATGCAGTCTGGAACTATGCGGAAGCCGGGGATACCATCCTGACCTCTGCCTGGTACTGGGGTGCCTACAACCAGATCTGTGAAGACATGGACCGGCACCTGGCCACCTATCCCATGACCACGCCGGACCACAAATTCAACCTGGCTGCCTGTGAGGAAAAAGTCCGGGAAATCCTGGCCCATCAGGACCGGATCCTGCTGATCATCAATACCCCGGCCCACAACCCCACCGGCTTCAGCCTGACGCCGGAAGACATCGAGAATGTACTGAAGATGCTGGAAAATGCCGTTGCCGGCACCGACAAGACCGCCACCCTGTGCCTGGATGTGGCCTACATCGATTATGCCGGGGAACGGGAAGAAGTCCGGAAAATCTTCCGGAAACTGTCCAACCTGCCCAAAAACATCTTCGGTCTCATCGCTTACAGCCTGTCCAAGAGCTTTACCATGTACGGCCAGCGCTGTGGGGCTCTCATCGGGGTCACCAGCGATGAAAAACAGATCCTGGAATTCATCAACGCCAACAAATACACCAGCCGGGCCTGCTGGTCCAACTGCAACCGGGGCGCCATGGATACCCTGGACACCATTTACAGCAATCCGGAACTGCTGGATACCATCCAGAAGGAACGGGCCCATTACTACAGCATGATCCAGGAACGGGGGGACATCTTCACGGAAGAAGCCAAACAGTGCGGCCTGAAAATGCTGCCCTACATTTCCGGGTTCTTCCTGTCCATTCCTGCCAAAGATCCGGAAGCCGTGTGCAACCGGCTCCATGAAGACAATATCTTCTGTGTGCCTCTGGCGGCCGGCGTGCGGGTGGCTGTGTGCGGCGTGCCCAAACACAAGGTCTACGGCATGGCGGCCAAGATCAAAGCGGCCATGGATGCAGTAGGAGAAGACTGA
- a CDS encoding nucleoside kinase: MQIIGPDGKPKSFQDHTPLGVIAKTYQSMYSSTIALGVVNGQLRPLQLCPQEGDHVTFYALDSEPGYRAYIATFQFALIEAMRRQRPEIRLEVENTFGHGLYCAVKNKIFLSKYDLEDVTRCMEEMIRDQEPVQVKQITRDEAWNYVNPAFYRDEAPLLDVLPENYQINLYGVGGHRLAYSVTPLLPNLGCLKVFELRWMGSGILLRYGRQDQLDRLEPYVERKKLAAVYAGSEKMGQVMHCPTVAALNQYIREGNSRGIIQMSEAYHEKSIARIADEIDADGRNVRLVLIAGPSSSGKTTFSQRLAVQMRVNGLRPIPISLDNYFKERENTPRLPDGSFDFESIEALDTELFNDHMERLLRDETVELPYFNFKTGHREYRGQKVFLGDDGVLVVEGIHGMNEKLSARVRRRNKMKIYISALTPLSFDDYNRIPTTDMRLLRRMVRDSQFRSHDARQTIQNWPKVRQGEEKNIFPFSEEADIMFNTTLIYELAVFKKYACPLLEQIPRDAAEYPVARNFLDMLQIVESIDDKAIPNNSIIREFIGHSIFGDLL, encoded by the coding sequence ATGCAGATCATCGGGCCGGACGGTAAACCAAAATCATTCCAGGATCATACACCACTGGGCGTCATCGCCAAAACATACCAGTCAATGTATTCCAGCACCATTGCCCTGGGCGTGGTGAACGGTCAGCTCCGGCCTTTGCAGCTGTGCCCTCAGGAAGGGGACCATGTGACCTTCTATGCCCTGGACAGTGAACCGGGGTACCGGGCCTACATCGCCACCTTCCAGTTTGCCCTGATCGAAGCCATGCGCCGGCAGCGCCCGGAAATCCGGCTGGAAGTGGAAAACACCTTTGGCCACGGGCTGTACTGTGCCGTGAAGAACAAGATTTTTCTCAGCAAGTACGACCTGGAAGATGTGACCCGCTGCATGGAAGAGATGATCCGGGACCAGGAACCGGTCCAGGTGAAGCAGATCACCCGGGATGAGGCCTGGAACTACGTGAATCCGGCTTTTTACCGGGACGAGGCGCCTCTCCTGGATGTACTGCCGGAGAATTACCAGATCAATCTTTATGGGGTGGGGGGGCACCGGCTGGCTTATTCAGTTACTCCGCTTCTGCCCAATCTGGGCTGTCTGAAAGTCTTTGAACTGCGGTGGATGGGCTCCGGGATCCTGCTCCGGTACGGCCGGCAGGACCAGCTGGACCGGCTGGAACCCTATGTGGAACGGAAGAAACTGGCGGCGGTCTATGCCGGTTCGGAGAAAATGGGCCAGGTGATGCACTGTCCTACGGTGGCGGCCCTGAACCAGTACATCCGGGAAGGGAACAGCCGGGGCATCATCCAGATGAGTGAAGCCTACCACGAAAAATCCATTGCCCGGATCGCTGACGAGATCGATGCGGACGGGCGGAATGTGCGGCTGGTGCTCATTGCCGGGCCTTCCTCTTCCGGCAAGACCACCTTTTCCCAGCGGCTGGCTGTCCAGATGCGGGTGAACGGACTCCGGCCCATTCCCATTTCCTTGGACAACTATTTCAAGGAACGGGAAAACACACCCCGGCTGCCGGACGGAAGCTTTGATTTTGAATCCATCGAGGCTCTGGATACAGAGCTGTTCAACGACCATATGGAACGGCTGCTCCGGGACGAAACCGTGGAACTGCCCTATTTCAACTTCAAGACCGGCCACCGGGAATACCGGGGCCAGAAGGTGTTCCTGGGAGACGATGGCGTGCTGGTGGTGGAAGGCATCCACGGCATGAACGAGAAGCTATCCGCCCGGGTCCGCCGGCGGAACAAGATGAAGATCTACATCAGTGCCCTGACACCGCTTTCCTTTGACGATTACAACCGGATCCCCACTACGGACATGCGCCTTCTGCGGCGGATGGTCCGGGATTCCCAGTTCCGGTCCCATGACGCCCGGCAGACCATCCAGAACTGGCCCAAGGTGCGCCAGGGCGAAGAAAAGAATATCTTTCCCTTCAGCGAAGAGGCGGACATCATGTTCAACACCACCCTCATCTACGAACTGGCAGTGTTCAAAAAGTATGCCTGTCCCCTGCTGGAGCAGATTCCCCGGGATGCAGCAGAATATCCGGTGGCCCGGAACTTCCTGGATATGCTGCAGATCGTGGAATCCATTGATGACAAGGCCATTCCCAACAACTCCATCATCCGGGAATTCATCGGCCATTCCATTTTTGGAGATTTACTGTAA
- a CDS encoding pyridoxal phosphate-dependent aminotransferase, producing MHISQRTLHIPTSPIRKLAPIANRVEKTKKIYHLNIGQPDIPTPESFFEGVASYHPKVVAYGKSQGDEKLLKAIQGYYAAWDMDYALDDIFVTNGGSEAISFAIMTICDPGDNVLMFEPFYANYKSFTGAYNVEINGVPTSPDTGYHLPDEATVEKYINSRTRAILISNPGNPTGVIYTREEMDMLSRIVRKYDLALIADEVYREFVYDGAYTSFGRLRELDGNLVLIDSVSKRYSACGARSGCVITRNKELQQELLKCCQARLSCPNIEQLGAAALYTTPKSYWEGVKKEYTKRRDTIKACLAQMDGVISSDPKGAFYVMVKMPIDDTEKFAKWLLEDFDIDGETVMITPGNGFYASDVKRGQDEARLAYVLNADDLKKAMHILAEGLKKYPGRK from the coding sequence ATGCACATTTCCCAACGGACACTGCACATTCCCACATCACCCATCCGCAAGCTGGCTCCCATTGCCAACCGGGTGGAAAAAACAAAAAAAATCTATCACCTGAATATCGGACAGCCGGACATCCCCACCCCGGAAAGTTTCTTTGAAGGGGTGGCCTCCTACCATCCCAAAGTGGTTGCCTACGGAAAATCCCAGGGAGATGAAAAACTGCTGAAGGCCATCCAGGGATATTATGCCGCCTGGGATATGGACTACGCCCTGGACGACATTTTTGTCACCAACGGAGGCAGTGAAGCCATTTCCTTTGCCATTATGACCATCTGTGATCCAGGGGACAATGTGCTGATGTTCGAGCCCTTCTACGCCAACTACAAAAGTTTCACCGGGGCGTACAATGTGGAAATCAATGGGGTCCCCACATCTCCGGATACCGGCTATCATCTGCCTGATGAAGCCACGGTGGAAAAATACATCAACAGCCGGACCCGGGCCATCCTGATTTCCAATCCGGGCAACCCCACCGGGGTGATCTATACCCGGGAGGAAATGGACATGCTGTCCCGGATCGTCCGGAAGTACGATCTGGCTCTGATTGCTGATGAAGTGTACCGGGAATTCGTCTATGACGGAGCATACACCAGCTTCGGACGGCTGCGGGAACTGGATGGCAACCTGGTGCTCATCGACTCCGTGTCCAAACGGTACAGCGCCTGCGGTGCCCGGAGCGGCTGTGTGATCACCCGGAACAAAGAACTCCAGCAGGAACTGCTGAAATGCTGCCAGGCCCGGCTGTCCTGCCCCAATATCGAGCAGCTGGGAGCGGCGGCCCTCTACACCACGCCCAAATCCTACTGGGAAGGTGTGAAGAAGGAATACACCAAACGCCGGGATACCATCAAAGCCTGCCTGGCCCAGATGGATGGGGTGATTTCCTCCGATCCCAAAGGGGCTTTCTACGTGATGGTGAAAATGCCCATCGACGATACGGAAAAGTTCGCCAAATGGCTGCTGGAAGATTTTGACATCGACGGGGAAACCGTGATGATCACCCCCGGCAACGGATTCTATGCCTCCGATGTGAAGCGGGGACAGGATGAAGCCCGGCTGGCTTACGTGCTCAATGCCGATGACCTGAAAAAGGCCATGCACATCCTGGCGGAAGGATTGAAGAAGTACCCGGGAAGGAAATAA
- a CDS encoding DEAD/DEAH box helicase, translated as MAAGFAQLKVDETMVEKLHRTGKDIPTPVQERAIPALLNGRDVIARAQTGVGKTLSFVIPLFDKVDPQKEFVQALILSPTRELAQQTAGEIRKLEGDTGIRTLTVSGGRDFEEEKRKIGHRAQVLVGTPGRLLDHLRKGNTSLGGVKYLVLDEVDEMLRQGFGEDIETLLSLMPQPHQTMMCSATLDEEVRKLGRQLTTNPLVIDIAPKESTASTIHQICIKVSEDHKADALASLIRRYNPFLMLVFCCSKERAIELSDWLYGEGFNVDVLHGDMSQTKRRQVMENFRKAKLQILVASDIAARGLDVEGITQVVNYDIPHDPDWYVHRIGRTGRAGSEGTAITFYTADETRWLQNLEKKLDITLERQNLAGETVRRTVKPVRPKKKRVPKRGKSAVGPNKRGTKYAEASRKQKRKEK; from the coding sequence ATGGCGGCAGGTTTTGCCCAGCTGAAAGTGGACGAAACGATGGTGGAGAAGCTCCATCGGACGGGGAAGGACATCCCCACCCCTGTACAGGAGCGTGCCATCCCGGCCCTCCTGAACGGACGGGACGTAATCGCCCGTGCCCAGACCGGGGTAGGGAAGACCCTGTCCTTTGTGATCCCCCTGTTTGATAAAGTGGACCCCCAGAAGGAATTTGTCCAGGCCCTGATTCTTTCCCCCACCCGGGAACTGGCCCAGCAGACGGCCGGAGAGATTCGGAAACTGGAGGGGGATACGGGCATCCGCACCCTGACAGTCAGCGGCGGACGGGATTTTGAAGAAGAAAAACGGAAAATCGGACATCGGGCCCAGGTGCTGGTGGGGACCCCCGGCCGGCTGCTGGACCACCTGCGGAAAGGGAACACCAGTCTGGGCGGGGTAAAATACCTGGTGCTGGATGAAGTGGATGAAATGCTCCGCCAGGGCTTCGGAGAAGATATCGAAACCCTCCTGAGCCTGATGCCCCAGCCCCACCAGACCATGATGTGTTCCGCCACCCTGGATGAGGAAGTCCGGAAACTGGGCCGGCAGCTGACCACCAATCCCCTGGTCATCGACATTGCCCCTAAAGAATCCACCGCTTCCACCATCCATCAGATCTGCATCAAGGTCAGCGAAGACCACAAGGCCGATGCCCTGGCATCCCTGATCCGCCGATACAATCCCTTCCTGATGCTGGTGTTCTGCTGCAGCAAGGAACGGGCCATCGAGCTGTCTGACTGGCTCTACGGGGAAGGGTTCAATGTGGACGTGCTCCACGGGGACATGTCCCAGACCAAGCGCCGGCAGGTGATGGAAAACTTCCGGAAGGCCAAGCTCCAGATCCTGGTGGCCAGCGACATCGCCGCCCGGGGGCTGGATGTGGAAGGCATCACCCAGGTGGTGAACTACGACATCCCCCACGATCCGGACTGGTATGTCCATCGGATCGGCCGGACCGGACGGGCCGGCAGCGAAGGGACGGCCATCACGTTCTATACGGCTGATGAGACCCGGTGGCTCCAGAATCTGGAAAAGAAGCTGGACATCACCCTGGAACGGCAGAACCTGGCCGGGGAAACAGTCCGGCGGACGGTGAAACCGGTGCGCCCCAAAAAGAAACGGGTGCCAAAGCGGGGAAAAAGCGCCGTGGGGCCCAACAAACGGGGAACCAAATACGCGGAAGCGTCCCGGAAACAGAAACGCAAGGAAAAATAA
- the gltX gene encoding glutamate--tRNA ligase, with protein sequence MSEVRVRFAPSPTGYLHIGGARTALFNWLFARSQGGKMILRIEDTDRDRLKEDSVSQIITSLKWLGLDWDEGPEVGGDHGPYYQSERLDLYRKYCQQLVDEGKAYYCFCSAADLEAQREEQRKKKQPFHYAGTCRNLDPSEAKKRVEAGEPHSIRIKLPHDGTITVHDMIHGDVTFNWNQFDDFVIMKTNGIPTYNFAVVVDDHLMGMTHVLRAEEHLTNTPKQLVIYEALGWKAPEFGHMPMILAPDRSKLSKRHGATSVEEFRDKGYLAEAIINYLTLLGWAPGNDEEIFTLEDTVKAFDFSKMSKKAAVYDVKKLTWLNGQYLSNLPLRKIADAAVPFFKKAGLIDDSYLPAHQEYFDHLVDVVRVRVKTLEELADGSSYFFHDFDSYDPKGAAKSFKPEAADLLQKAHDALAALPVFDLKTTEECYNKLAEELGLSLGKVIHPTRLALTGRTFSPGMFDVMVLLGREKTLERLEKAISFIKAQG encoded by the coding sequence ATGAGTGAAGTACGTGTACGTTTTGCCCCCAGTCCTACGGGGTATCTGCATATCGGCGGGGCCCGGACGGCTCTGTTCAACTGGCTGTTTGCCCGGAGCCAGGGCGGGAAGATGATCCTGCGGATCGAAGATACGGACCGGGACCGGCTGAAGGAAGATTCCGTTTCCCAGATCATCACCAGCCTGAAATGGCTGGGCTTGGACTGGGATGAAGGCCCGGAAGTGGGCGGGGACCATGGCCCCTACTACCAGTCTGAACGGCTGGATCTGTACCGGAAATACTGCCAGCAGCTGGTAGATGAAGGCAAGGCTTACTACTGCTTCTGCTCCGCCGCTGATCTGGAAGCCCAGCGGGAAGAACAGCGGAAGAAAAAGCAGCCCTTCCATTATGCCGGCACCTGCCGGAACCTGGATCCGTCGGAAGCCAAAAAACGGGTGGAAGCCGGCGAACCCCATTCCATCCGGATCAAACTGCCTCACGACGGTACCATTACCGTCCATGACATGATCCATGGGGATGTGACCTTCAACTGGAACCAGTTCGATGATTTCGTCATCATGAAGACCAACGGCATCCCCACCTACAACTTTGCCGTGGTGGTGGATGACCATCTCATGGGTATGACCCACGTGCTCCGGGCAGAAGAACACCTGACCAACACTCCCAAGCAGCTGGTGATTTATGAGGCCCTGGGCTGGAAGGCACCGGAATTCGGCCATATGCCCATGATCCTGGCACCGGACCGGAGCAAGCTGAGCAAACGGCATGGGGCTACCTCCGTGGAAGAATTCCGGGACAAAGGGTACCTGGCGGAAGCCATCATCAATTACCTGACCCTGCTGGGCTGGGCTCCCGGGAACGATGAGGAAATTTTCACCCTGGAAGATACGGTGAAAGCCTTCGACTTCAGCAAAATGTCCAAAAAGGCCGCCGTCTATGATGTGAAGAAACTCACCTGGCTCAATGGCCAGTACCTGTCCAACCTGCCTCTGCGGAAAATTGCTGACGCGGCCGTGCCTTTCTTCAAGAAAGCCGGGCTCATCGACGACAGCTATCTGCCGGCCCACCAGGAATACTTCGACCATCTGGTGGATGTGGTCCGGGTACGGGTGAAGACCCTGGAAGAACTGGCGGACGGGTCCAGCTATTTCTTCCATGATTTCGACAGCTACGATCCCAAAGGGGCAGCCAAATCCTTCAAGCCGGAAGCCGCCGACCTGCTCCAGAAGGCCCACGATGCCCTGGCAGCCCTGCCGGTGTTCGATCTGAAGACCACCGAGGAATGTTACAACAAACTGGCGGAAGAACTGGGGCTGTCCCTGGGCAAGGTGATCCATCCCACCCGCCTGGCCCTCACCGGCCGGACCTTCAGCCCGGGCATGTTCGATGTGATGGTGCTGTTGGGCCGGGAAAAGACCCTGGAACGGCTGGAAAAGGCCATTTCCTTTATCAAAGCACAGGGCTGA
- a CDS encoding ROK family protein, producing the protein MDKYICLDIGGTAIKYGLADSRGRLFNKDSLPNVIAKDGVDAFLEQVLRLIGSYQKYFKIQGAAISMAGMINPRTGEVLHAAPHFPGLTGTNLVQLVARKLQLPCWVENDVNAAALGEYWLGNGRGAKSLFCITIGTGIGGAFVLDGKLWPGHSCTAGEVGQAKLGGRLHWEDAASVTALVQKAARLKGVEPETLNGKILCEMVRHGDKPLHRLLRETVHQWATGIAAICYLLNPQRVILGGGIMAQQELLEPMLQDSLKKELLPVVLDKTTVAFAGLGNDAGLIGALYNFLAREKKRS; encoded by the coding sequence ATGGACAAATACATCTGCCTGGATATTGGAGGCACCGCCATCAAATACGGCCTGGCAGACAGCAGAGGGAGACTGTTCAACAAGGACAGTCTCCCCAATGTTATTGCCAAAGACGGGGTGGATGCATTCCTGGAACAGGTGCTGAGACTCATCGGATCCTACCAGAAGTATTTCAAGATCCAGGGGGCAGCCATTTCCATGGCCGGCATGATCAATCCCCGCACCGGGGAAGTGCTCCATGCGGCCCCTCATTTTCCCGGGCTCACCGGTACCAATCTGGTCCAGCTGGTGGCCCGGAAACTCCAGCTGCCCTGCTGGGTGGAAAATGACGTGAATGCAGCGGCCCTGGGAGAATACTGGCTGGGGAACGGACGGGGCGCAAAAAGCCTGTTCTGCATCACCATCGGTACCGGCATCGGCGGCGCCTTTGTGCTGGACGGAAAACTGTGGCCCGGCCATTCCTGCACCGCCGGAGAAGTGGGCCAGGCGAAACTGGGAGGACGGCTCCACTGGGAAGACGCCGCCTCGGTAACGGCCCTGGTCCAGAAAGCTGCCCGCCTGAAAGGGGTGGAGCCGGAGACCCTCAACGGGAAGATCCTCTGTGAGATGGTCCGGCACGGGGACAAGCCCCTCCACCGGCTGCTCCGGGAAACCGTCCATCAGTGGGCCACCGGTATTGCCGCCATCTGCTATCTGCTGAATCCCCAGCGTGTGATCCTGGGCGGGGGCATCATGGCCCAGCAGGAACTGCTGGAACCCATGCTCCAGGACAGCCTGAAAAAAGAACTGCTGCCGGTGGTGCTGGACAAGACCACGGTGGCTTTTGCCGGCCTGGGCAATGATGCGGGCCTGATTGGAGCCCTGTACAATTTCCTGGCCCGGGAAAAGAAAAGAAGTTGA
- the rplM gene encoding 50S ribosomal protein L13, with amino-acid sequence MKTYMATPATIERKWYVVDAADKTLGRLAAEVAKVLRGKNKPTFTPHMDTGDHVIIINAAQVKLTGKKLVQKVYFRHSGYLGGDKYTKAGDMLKNNPVRMVELAVKGMVPHNRLGNQIIKKLHVYAGSEHPHAAQKPEVLTIDIR; translated from the coding sequence ATGAAAACATACATGGCCACCCCGGCTACCATTGAACGCAAATGGTATGTAGTGGATGCCGCTGACAAGACTCTGGGCCGTCTGGCTGCAGAAGTTGCCAAAGTGCTCCGCGGTAAAAATAAACCGACTTTTACCCCGCATATGGATACCGGTGATCACGTGATCATCATCAATGCTGCTCAGGTGAAACTGACCGGCAAAAAACTGGTGCAGAAGGTTTACTTCCGTCACTCCGGGTATCTGGGCGGCGACAAATACACCAAAGCAGGGGATATGCTGAAAAATAACCCTGTAAGAATGGTGGAACTGGCTGTCAAGGGTATGGTTCCCCATAACCGTCTGGGCAATCAGATCATCAAAAAACTGCATGTATACGCTGGTTCTGAACATCCTCATGCTGCACAAAAGCCTGAAGTTCTGACCATCGATATTCGCTAA
- the rpsI gene encoding 30S ribosomal protein S9: MAKVTYDATGSRKSSVARVRLVPGEGKIVVNGRELSEYFGLKTLELVVRQPLDTTETLGKYDVLANVVGGGISGQAGAIRHGIARALLKVDADFRPLLKKAGLLTRDPREKERRKYGLKKARKASQFSKR; encoded by the coding sequence ATGGCAAAAGTTACGTATGATGCAACTGGCAGCCGCAAAAGCTCTGTTGCCCGTGTTCGCCTTGTTCCGGGCGAAGGCAAGATCGTTGTAAACGGCCGTGAACTGAGTGAATATTTCGGCCTGAAGACCCTGGAACTGGTTGTTCGGCAGCCGCTGGACACCACTGAAACCCTGGGCAAATATGATGTACTGGCCAACGTTGTTGGCGGCGGCATCTCCGGCCAGGCTGGTGCAATCCGTCATGGTATTGCCCGTGCCCTGCTGAAAGTGGACGCTGACTTCCGTCCCCTGCTGAAGAAAGCCGGCCTGCTGACCCGCGATCCTCGGGAAAAGGAACGCCGCAAGTACGGTCTGAAAAAAGCAAGAAAGGCTTCCCAGTTCTCCAAACGGTAA
- the thiC gene encoding phosphomethylpyrimidine synthase ThiC, producing MLTQRQAALQGKITDQMAEVARQEGVTPEFIRDGVAKGTICIPANINHKNLVPRGVGEGLSTKVNANIGTSSAFPDPAPELDKLKAAIDAGADAVMDLSTGNNIDASRKAIIEHSTVMVGTVPIYQATVQAIKAHGKVTEMDKNDIFTVVEQQAKDGADFMTMHCGLTRQCLHNLISEGREMDIVSRGGSFLSGWMLHNGKENPFYEFYDEILDICAKYDVTISLGDGCRPGCLADATDRTQIQELLNLGELTQRAWAKGVQVMVEGPGHVPYNQIATNMQLQKRICHGAPFYVLGPLVTDIAPGYDHITSAIGGTLAAFTGANFLCYVTPAEHLGLPDINDVREGVVAARIAGHAADVAKGLPSAVAQDLAMAKARKVLDWDKQLSLAIDPEKAKAIRAAKNKSSEEYCSMCGDYCAVKIMNEYMDEVKAKKNK from the coding sequence ATGCTGACCCAAAGACAAGCTGCGCTGCAGGGAAAAATCACTGACCAGATGGCGGAAGTAGCCCGCCAGGAGGGAGTCACCCCCGAATTCATCCGGGACGGAGTGGCCAAAGGCACCATCTGCATCCCAGCCAACATCAACCATAAGAACCTGGTTCCCCGGGGGGTGGGCGAAGGCCTTTCCACCAAAGTCAACGCCAATATCGGTACTTCTTCCGCTTTCCCGGATCCCGCTCCGGAACTGGACAAACTGAAAGCGGCCATCGACGCCGGTGCGGATGCGGTCATGGATCTTTCCACCGGGAACAACATCGATGCCTCCCGGAAGGCCATCATCGAACATTCCACCGTCATGGTGGGTACGGTTCCCATCTACCAGGCCACGGTACAGGCCATCAAAGCTCATGGCAAAGTGACCGAAATGGACAAGAACGACATTTTCACCGTGGTGGAACAGCAGGCCAAAGACGGGGCTGACTTCATGACCATGCACTGCGGTCTCACCCGCCAGTGCCTCCACAACCTGATCAGTGAAGGCCGGGAAATGGACATTGTGAGCCGGGGTGGTTCCTTCCTGTCCGGCTGGATGCTCCACAACGGGAAGGAAAACCCCTTCTACGAATTCTACGATGAAATCCTGGACATCTGTGCCAAATATGACGTGACCATCAGCCTGGGCGACGGCTGCCGTCCCGGTTGCCTGGCGGACGCCACCGACCGGACCCAGATCCAGGAACTGCTGAACCTGGGCGAACTGACCCAGCGGGCCTGGGCCAAGGGCGTACAGGTCATGGTGGAAGGACCGGGCCACGTCCCCTACAACCAGATTGCCACCAACATGCAGCTCCAGAAACGGATCTGCCATGGTGCTCCCTTCTATGTGCTGGGGCCTCTGGTCACCGATATCGCTCCCGGCTATGACCACATCACCTCCGCCATCGGCGGCACCCTGGCCGCCTTCACCGGCGCCAACTTCCTGTGCTATGTGACCCCGGCGGAACACCTGGGCCTGCCGGACATCAACGATGTCCGGGAAGGGGTCGTGGCCGCCCGGATCGCCGGCCATGCGGCTGACGTGGCCAAAGGGCTGCCCTCTGCCGTAGCCCAGGATCTGGCCATGGCCAAAGCCCGGAAAGTACTGGATTGGGACAAACAGCTGAGCCTGGCCATCGATCCGGAAAAAGCCAAAGCCATCCGGGCCGCCAAGAACAAGAGTAGCGAAGAATACTGCTCCATGTGCGGCGACTACTGTGCCGTAAAGATCATGAACGAATACATGGACGAAGTGAAAGCGAAGAAGAACAAGTAA